In the genome of Geoalkalibacter ferrihydriticus DSM 17813, one region contains:
- a CDS encoding AbrB/MazE/SpoVT family DNA-binding domain-containing protein: MPYAKLSSKSQIVIPAAIRRKLRVSPGDTLEMTLKDDTVTIRKAPVSYLEALESCASDLWRGSEKELQKERDQWER; this comes from the coding sequence ATGCCATACGCGAAGCTCAGCAGCAAATCACAGATCGTCATCCCGGCCGCTATCCGTCGCAAGTTGAGGGTCAGCCCCGGGGATACACTGGAGATGACCCTCAAGGACGATACGGTCACGATCCGCAAGGCGCCTGTTTCCTACCTGGAGGCGCTGGAGAGTTGCGCTTCCGACCTGTGGCGGGGTTCTGAAAAGGAGTTGCAAAAGGAGAGA